A genomic window from Streptomyces sp. 846.5 includes:
- a CDS encoding VOC family protein has product MASRFTELVVDCHDPERLAAFWCEVLDFKVIDRSGSMVEIGSWVPTVEDVRARQMPPTLLFIPVPEGKTVKNRLHLDVSPIDGRTEDEVTRLLELGAARTDVGQGSERSWVVMADPEGNEFCVLRTLAPQD; this is encoded by the coding sequence ATGGCAAGCAGGTTCACCGAGTTGGTCGTCGACTGCCACGATCCGGAGCGGCTCGCGGCGTTCTGGTGCGAGGTCCTGGACTTCAAGGTGATCGACCGGAGCGGGTCCATGGTCGAGATCGGCTCGTGGGTGCCGACCGTCGAGGACGTCCGGGCCCGCCAGATGCCGCCCACCCTGCTGTTCATCCCGGTGCCCGAGGGCAAGACCGTGAAGAACCGGCTGCACCTCGACGTCAGCCCGATCGACGGCCGCACCGAGGACGAGGTGACCAGATTGCTGGAGCTCGGCGCTGCCCGGACGGATGTGGGCCAGGGTTCGGAACGGAGCTGGGTGGTCATGGCAGACCCCGAGGGCAACGAATTCTGCGTCCTGCGCACCCTGGCACCGCAGGACTAG